Proteins encoded in a region of the Vicia villosa cultivar HV-30 ecotype Madison, WI linkage group LG5, Vvil1.0, whole genome shotgun sequence genome:
- the LOC131603948 gene encoding uncharacterized protein At3g17950 — MLDPAQSSSPTNSSISSSDLDTQSTGSFFHDRSTTLGTLIGLTFRAPPHNTNSPSAVEPSRRAVKSKRNINSNAADFVVSKRRRRWWNFCSHGDSRSASLGEFLEVERRFGDAVFYETAAELEGLVVDSPQQRSSGRALFADGRILPPSDVEERSSTAGSLCGRFPVSITGICSSGAG; from the exons ATGTTAGATCCAGCACAGTCTTCTTCACCCACCAACTCTTCCATCTCCTCCTCTGATCTTGACACTCAG TCTACGGGATCATTCTTCCATGACAGAAGCACCACATTAGGCACTCTCATCGGTCTCACCTTCAGAGCCCCACCTCACAACACGAACTCACCTTCCGCCGTTGAACCCTCTCGGAGGGCCGTCAAGTCAAAGAGGAACATAAATTCCAACGCCGCGGATTTCGTGGTTTCCAAGCGCCGGAGGAGGTGGTGGAACTTTTGCAGTCACGGCGATTCAAGGTCGGCTTCGCTGGGTGAGTTTCTGGAAGTTGAAAGGCGTTTCGGCGATGCTGTTTTTTATGAAACGGCTGCGGAGTTGGAAGGATTGGTGGTGGATTCACCGCAACAGAGGAGCAGCGGAAGGGCGTTGTTTGCCGACGGGAGAATTCTTCCGCCGTCCGATGTTGAGGAAAGATCGTCCACGGCGGGAAGTCTTTGCGGTAGATTTCCGGTTTCGATTACCGGGATCTGTAGCAGTGGTGCTGGATGA
- the LOC131603947 gene encoding ABC transporter I family member 17 produces MSSVLEHLLDVEEHQQQQHVDFTKPKFQIKNLTKDSDDGKIHILKGITVDIPKGMIVGIIGPSGSGKSTLLRALNRLWEPPSSSVFLDGQDICHLDVVSLRRKVAMLFQLPALFEGTVADNVRYGPQLRGVKLTDDEVGKLLTMADLDASFMDKSGADLSVGQAQRVALARTLANSPEVLLLDEPTSALDPISTENIEDALMKLNKNKGMTLIMVSHSIKQIQRMADVVCLVVDGEIVEVLKPNQLSQAEHPMARRFLELSS; encoded by the exons ATGTCTTCTGTCTTAG AACACTTGCTGGATGTGGAAGAACATCAGCAACAACAACATGTGGATTTTACTAAACCAAAATTCCAGATAAAAAATCTGACAAAAGATTCCGATGATGGAAAAATTCACATACTCAAAGGCATCACCGTTGACATTCCAAAGGGTATGATTGTTGGGATCATTGGCCCTAGTGGTAGCGGCAAGTCAACTCTCTTAAGGGCTTTGAATCGCCTCTGGGAGCCACCTTCCTCCTCCGTCTTCCTCGACGGGCAAGATATCTGCCACCTCGATGTTGTTTCCCTCCGCCGTAAGGTCGCCATGCTCTTTCAGCTCCCGGCTCTCTTTGAAG GGACAGTTGCGGACAACGTTAGATATGGTCCACAACTGAGGGGAGTAAAGCTAACAGATGACGAGGTGGGGAAGTTGCTGACAATGGCGGATCTGGATGCTTCTTTCATGGATAAGTCTGGTGCTGACCTCTCAGTAGGTCAGGCTCAAAGAGTTGCACTTGCAAGAACTCTAGCTAACTCACCTGAG GTTTTGCTGTTGGATGAACCTACTAGTGCATTAGATCCGATATCGACAGAAAACATAGAAGATGCTTTGATGAAGTTGAACAAGAATAAAGGCATGACACTGATCATGGTTTCTCATAGCATCAAACAAATTCAAAGGATGGCTGATGTAGTGTGTTTGGTGGTTGATGGTGAGATTGTTGAAGTCCTTAAGCCTAATCAACTCTCTCAAGCTGAACATCCTATGGCAAGAAGGTTTCTTGAACTAAGTTCTTAG
- the LOC131603949 gene encoding ERAD-associated E3 ubiquitin-protein ligase component HRD3A: protein MPTAKLFISLLSFSLLTLSVTSRPYVLVLSQEDFKDEAPSDPDSSPEWDEFGDSDSHKSEEDLDPGSWRQIFEPTSTEPQPQPQSDTEALYYSAVTKLMTGDARLIEEGSGEIETAAESGYPAAQSVLGFLWGMGLLRERSKQKSFVYHHFASEGGNMQSKMALAYTYTRQDMFDKSVKLYAELAEVAVNGFLISKDSPVIEPIRLHNGAEENKEALRKSKGEEDEDFQILEYQAQKGNAAAMYKVGLFYYFGLRGLRRDHSKALSWFLKAVEKGEPRSMELLGEIYARGAGVERNYTKAFEWLTLASKHHLYSAYNGIGYLYVKGYGVDSKNYTKAKEYFEKAAENDEVGGHYNLGVMYLKGIGVKRDVRLACKYFIVAANNGQPKAFYQLAKIFHLGVGFKKNVPLATALYKLVAERGPWSSLSRWALEAYLKGDVGKAYMLYSRMAEMGYEVAQSNAAWILDKYGERSMCMGESGLCTDAERHQRAHSLWWQASEQGNEHAALLIGDAYYYGRGTVRDYDRAAEAYMHAKSQSNAQAMFNLGYMHEHGQGLPLDLHLAKRYYDEALEQDPAAKLPVTLALTSLWVRMNHADSFLVHIIDSLPDVYPKLEAWVENVLLEEGNATILTLFACLLTVLYLRERQRRQAAVVVGEVAQPNLPNELGMPAPLGMPAPMR from the exons ATGCCCACCGCCAAGTTATTCATCTCTCTCCTCAGTTTCTCTCTCCTCACTCTCTCCGTCACCTCCCGCCCCTACGTCCTCGTCCTCTCCCAAGAAGACTTCAAAGACGAAGCCCCTTCCGATCCCGATTCCTCCCCCGAGTGGGACGAGTTCGGCGACTCCGACTCTCACAAATCCGAAGAGGATCTCGACCCTGGATCATGGCGCCAAATCTTCGAACCAACCTCCACCGAACCTCAACCCCAACCCCAATCCGATACCGAGGCTCTCTACTACTCCGCCGTCACCAAGCTTATGACGGGAGACGCGAGGCTAATCGAAGAAGGCTCCGGTGAGATTGAGACGGCTGCGGAGTCTGGATACCCGGCGGCACAATCGGTGTTAGGGTTTTTGTGGGGAATGGGGCTTTTGAGAGAGAGGAGTAAACAGAAATCATTTGTTTATCATCATTTTGCTTCTGAGGGTGGCAATATGCAATCCAAAATGGCTCTTGCTTATACCTACACTCGTCAAGAT ATGTTTGATAAATCGGTTAAGCTTTATGCTGAATTAGCTGAAGTGGCTGTGAATGGTTTTCTGATTTCGAAAGATTCCCCGGTGATTGAACCTATTAGGCTACACAATGGAGCTGAAGAGAACAAAGAGGCACTTAGAAAATCTAAAGGGGAAGAGGATGAGGATTTTCAGATTCTCGAGTATCAGGCGCAGAAAGGGAATGCGGCTGCTATGTATAAAGTGGGACTCTTTTACTATTTTGGGCTACGTGGATTGAGGCGCGACCATTCTAAGGCACTCTCGTGGTTCTTGAAGGCAGTGGAGAAGGGAGAGCCTCGCTCCATGGAGCTTCTGGGAGAGATATATGCGAGGGGAGCAGGTGTTGAGAGAAACTATACAAAAGCCTTTGAATGGCTTACTCTTGCATCTAAGCATCACCTCTACTCTGCGTATAATGGGATTGGTTATTTGTATGTCAAAGGCTATGGCGTCGACAGCAAAAATTACACAAAA GCAAAAGAGTATTTTGAAAAGGCTGCTGAAAATGACGAGGTTGGTGGCCATTATAACCTAGGTGTCATGTATCTCAAGGGGATTGGAGTGAAAAGAGATGTGAGGTTGGCTTGTAAATACTTTATAGTAGCTGCCAACAACGGTCAACCGAAGGCTTTCTACCAACTTGCAAAGATTTTTCATCTTGGTGTTGGCTTCAAGAAGAACGTCCCATTG GCTACTGCCTTATACAAATTAGTTGCAGAACGAGGTCCATGGAGCTCTTTGTCCAGATGGGCACTGGAAGCATACTTAAAAGGTGATGTTGGCAAGGCATATATGTTGTATTCAAGAATGGCTGAGATGGGCTATGAGGTGGCACAAAGTAATGCTGCTTGGATTCTTGATAAATATGGAGAACGAAGCATGTGCATGGGTGAATCTGGACTTTGCACTGATGCAGAAAGGCATCAGCGGGCACATTCTTTGTGGTGGCAAGCTTCTGAGCAGGGTAATGAACATGCTGCTTTACTAATTGGAGACGCATATTACTATGGCAGG GGAACTGTCAGGGATTATGACCGAGCTGCTGAGGCTTACATGCATGCCAAATCACAATCTAATGCACAGGCCATGTTCAATCTTGGCTACATGCATGAGCATGGCCAAGGACTTCCCCTTGACCTTCATCTAGCCAAGCGTTACTATGATGAAGCTCTAGAGCAGGATCCTGCAGCTAAGTTGCCAGTTACACTGGCTCTTACAAGCCTGTGGGTTCGGATGAACCATGCTGACAGTTTTTTG GTCCACATAATTGATTCTTTGCCAGATGTCTATCCAAAATTAGAAGCTTGGGTGGAGAATGTGCTTTTGGAGGAGGGAAATGCCACAATTCTAACCCTCTTTGCATGCCTCCTAACTGTGTTGTATCTGCGCGAGAGGCAAAGACGGCAAGCTGCTGTTGTAGTTGGTGAGGTCGCTCAGCCGAATCTCCCTAATGAGCTTGGTATGCCAGCACCTCTTGGTATGCCAGCACCCATGAGATAG